Proteins from a genomic interval of Salvelinus alpinus chromosome 7, SLU_Salpinus.1, whole genome shotgun sequence:
- the LOC139581038 gene encoding gastric inhibitory polypeptide-like: MPLSSLLSSTLFSFVTMKVALFVLVLLCVAGILHAEASDQSGENSLTENGQGLGRRYAESTIASDMSKIMDSMVQKNFVNFLLNQKEKKSMSNVTPEEDPGARLYNNLLKKLALCIRSKGHRSMTQ, translated from the exons atgcctctctcttctcttctttcctctACCTTATTTAGTTTTGTCACCATGAAGGTAGCATTGTTTGTACTGGTGCTCCTCTGCGTGGCTGGAATACTGCATGCTGAGGCCTCGGACCAGTCTGGAGAGAACAG TCTCACAGAAAATGGACAGGGTTTGGGTAGAAGATATGCTGAGTCAACCATTGCCAGTGACATGAGCAAAATCATGGACTCCATGGTTCAGAAGAATTTTGTCAACTTCCTGCTCAACCAGAAGGAGAAAAAGAGCAT GTCTAATGTCACTCCGGAGGAAGATCCAGGGGCTCGCTTGTACAACAATCTCCTGAAAAAGCTTGCACTGTGCATCCGCAGCAAGGGACACAGATCCAT GACCCAGTGA